In one window of Kosmotoga pacifica DNA:
- a CDS encoding ATP-binding cassette domain-containing protein — translation MLVLKNVRYKKNGRAILRDMTVQFEDGKVYAMLGNNGVGKSTLASIIMGLEAYREHEGELYLDSISLKDLGVYERAKLGITLALQEPVRFDGITVREYLNLGGKQRLSRDEIVEALKLVGLSEAYLDRYVDATLSGGERKRVELASIVLLKPRVVVLDEPDSGIDIMSNEMIKAVVEKLKSNGSTVIVITHREEIAMMADEAYLMCGGRLLASGTPQEIVTFYKKLCDNCNHVNSPEDNEGRDGESR, via the coding sequence ATGCTTGTCTTGAAGAATGTTCGTTATAAAAAGAACGGAAGGGCAATTTTAAGGGACATGACTGTGCAGTTCGAAGATGGAAAGGTATATGCCATGCTTGGAAACAATGGTGTTGGCAAATCCACGCTTGCAAGTATAATTATGGGCCTTGAAGCTTATCGCGAGCACGAAGGAGAGTTGTACCTTGACTCGATATCCCTCAAAGACCTCGGGGTCTATGAAAGAGCGAAGCTGGGTATAACCCTCGCTCTTCAGGAGCCGGTGCGTTTTGATGGTATAACAGTTAGAGAATATCTCAATCTCGGAGGCAAACAGCGACTCTCCAGGGACGAAATTGTCGAAGCACTTAAACTGGTTGGACTATCAGAGGCTTACCTTGATAGGTATGTGGATGCAACATTGAGTGGTGGTGAGAGAAAAAGAGTTGAACTTGCTTCAATTGTGCTCCTTAAACCAAGAGTTGTTGTTCTGGATGAACCAGATTCTGGTATAGATATCATGTCGAATGAGATGATCAAAGCGGTGGTCGAGAAATTGAAAAGCAATGGAAGTACCGTTATCGTGATAACACACCGTGAGGAGATCGCCATGATGGCAGATGAAGCTTATCTAATGTGTGGTGGTCGGCTTCTCGCAAGCGGAACACCTCAGGAAATAGTGACTTTTTATAAGAAACTCTGTGATAATTGTAACCACGTAAATAGCCCGGAAGATAACGAAGGCAGGGATGGTGAAAGCAGATGA
- the ylqF gene encoding ribosome biogenesis GTPase YlqF, whose amino-acid sequence MWYPGHIEKAKKQIGKQLKIVDTVIELLDARIPYTSRAYEYEYLFQNKPVIFILNKEDLADPQITRKWLNYFRKKGQLVLVTNLKKVNAKDFLMRRVFPLVKSKFAEKRIMIVGIPNVGKSTFINRLRGKRSLTVGNIPGVTRGVQWITAGENLMVLDTPGIIYTRLHSPTIITKLLAVGALPAEKMDTIEAAKNVFNLLIERYSHAPLEDRLKKSFEDPIDFLEKFTERRGLLKSHGELDVEKGAFIFLREVADGKFGRFSYETPEEVEILLKNKEKKQNDSKGV is encoded by the coding sequence ATGTGGTATCCAGGGCACATAGAAAAAGCCAAAAAACAGATCGGAAAGCAATTAAAAATAGTAGACACGGTTATCGAATTACTTGATGCCCGGATTCCCTACACCAGCAGGGCTTATGAATACGAGTACCTGTTTCAGAACAAGCCGGTGATATTCATCCTCAACAAAGAAGATCTTGCTGATCCGCAAATTACCAGGAAATGGCTGAATTATTTCAGGAAAAAAGGCCAGTTAGTACTGGTCACGAATCTGAAAAAGGTGAATGCGAAAGACTTCCTCATGAGGAGGGTCTTTCCACTCGTAAAGAGCAAATTCGCTGAAAAGAGAATCATGATAGTAGGCATACCAAATGTAGGAAAATCCACATTTATAAATAGATTAAGGGGTAAAAGATCCCTTACTGTTGGCAATATACCCGGGGTTACTCGTGGTGTTCAATGGATCACAGCGGGTGAAAACCTCATGGTTCTGGATACCCCCGGTATTATTTATACCCGACTTCACAGCCCTACGATCATAACAAAATTATTGGCTGTAGGTGCCCTTCCAGCAGAAAAGATGGACACAATCGAAGCTGCAAAGAACGTGTTTAACCTCTTAATAGAAAGATACTCTCATGCTCCTTTGGAAGATAGGTTAAAAAAATCTTTTGAGGATCCAATAGACTTTCTGGAGAAATTCACAGAAAGGCGAGGGCTTCTCAAAAGTCATGGAGAACTCGATGTAGAAAAAGGAGCATTCATTTTTTTAAGAGAGGTAGCAGACGGTAAATTTGGCCGCTTCTCTTACGAAACGCCGGAAGAAGTTGAGATTCTTCTGAAGAACAAGGAAAAGAAGCAGAACGACAGTAAGGGGGTTTAG
- a CDS encoding alpha-mannosidase produces MYASVKELYARFNRILGEIIPYRIKKREKLDNWLFVRSESDVPPEEGGIKINAGFKWPPEPFPVWFVKKMEFPQVKAEESLLLEVWTGGESLLLIDGKAYGEINEYHRSVDLSEFADGKKHTIAIQTVPKGLFGTSVFEPVFEGGLLLTIDVGIDASITAFRIAMEVLKNTKNPLLVEKLAMFLDEAFSNVQIPRDSQSYFMAAKGNPALYPEVSKIWAPEKFEASSGNLLSVDQRESIIKGAERLKKRLEELKGLIPPIGKLIISGQSHIDYAWLWPIEETKRKIRRTFANSVRLARKYRNFIYAQSSAQMYKDIKEKDPELYNEIKELVRKGQWIPIGGMWVESDCNVPGAESLIRQFLLGQRFFMREFGIKSRTAWLPDVFGFSWILPQILKNAGIEYFFTIKLNWNEKNKMPSDLFRWRGIDGSEVIYHSFDNPNGNYNGHLEPFDIIQTWENYKDKATHPVSLFTFGFGDGGGGPTDEMLENYNILHDFPGLPKLEMKPPQEYFEEVSGKADKLPVWDNELYFELHRGTLTSQSRTKKLHKKGEDLLYDVELLSRLAFDDNEYPSQEISRAWEVLLHNEFHDILPGSSIAEVYRDAEAELSKMLEDLVALKERALKRLIEYSENRITVINTGTYPKKLIFNANLGGKVLKRSDGEILKPQKTQDGQWLYCAEKNIAPFSIESLEILDETAEVEMPIKESNILENEFLRVTVHEDGSLSIYDKEFNREVFKGEGNQLWLYNDVPAYWDAWDVDYHHKIYGKRLKANSIEKVEIGEIRSTIRVTYNFESSRITQNISLLKDSRRVDVHTQVDWHHRRSLLKALFPVNVLSRSARYDLSAGYIERPTHRNTDFEKARFEVPAHRWMDISERDYGTSILNDGKYGHSCHDNVMELTLLRSPVFPHFFGDEGKHSFTYAIYPHPGSDLLDVVKEAEALNRALLVIPGKPSTTGRFLTIDADTLKLLALKRAEDGGTVVRVAEVLGSRGKAHIKLSGKFKEVWLASILEEPLQKLEIVDSTVEIEYDPFKIYTFLLK; encoded by the coding sequence ATGTACGCATCGGTAAAAGAATTATATGCGCGATTCAACAGAATACTGGGTGAGATCATTCCATATAGAATTAAAAAAAGGGAGAAGCTGGATAACTGGCTCTTCGTCCGTTCAGAATCAGATGTTCCTCCTGAAGAAGGCGGAATCAAGATAAATGCAGGGTTCAAATGGCCTCCCGAACCTTTTCCTGTCTGGTTTGTGAAAAAGATGGAATTTCCGCAGGTAAAAGCAGAAGAAAGCTTATTACTCGAGGTCTGGACCGGTGGAGAGAGTCTCTTGCTCATCGACGGAAAGGCCTATGGTGAGATAAACGAGTATCACAGGAGCGTCGATCTTTCTGAGTTCGCCGATGGCAAAAAGCACACAATAGCTATCCAGACTGTACCAAAAGGACTCTTTGGCACCAGCGTTTTCGAACCTGTGTTTGAAGGAGGCTTACTTCTCACAATAGACGTGGGAATCGACGCTTCAATCACAGCTTTCCGTATAGCGATGGAAGTCCTGAAAAACACGAAGAATCCCTTGCTTGTGGAAAAACTGGCCATGTTTTTAGATGAAGCCTTTTCAAATGTACAAATTCCACGCGATTCGCAATCATATTTCATGGCGGCAAAAGGCAATCCTGCGCTGTATCCGGAAGTCTCGAAAATATGGGCTCCCGAGAAATTCGAAGCTTCTTCTGGAAATTTACTTTCTGTTGACCAGCGTGAATCGATAATCAAAGGCGCAGAAAGGCTGAAAAAAAGGCTCGAAGAACTCAAAGGCCTCATTCCGCCAATCGGAAAGCTAATTATATCGGGACAATCACACATTGACTATGCATGGCTTTGGCCTATTGAAGAGACCAAAAGGAAGATCAGAAGAACGTTTGCAAATTCCGTAAGGCTCGCCAGAAAATACAGGAATTTCATATATGCCCAGTCCTCCGCTCAGATGTATAAAGATATAAAAGAGAAGGATCCAGAACTCTATAATGAAATAAAAGAACTTGTCAGGAAAGGGCAATGGATTCCTATCGGTGGTATGTGGGTTGAAAGCGACTGCAACGTTCCTGGTGCGGAGTCTCTCATCAGGCAGTTTCTACTAGGACAAAGATTTTTCATGCGAGAGTTTGGTATTAAGAGCAGAACTGCGTGGTTACCGGATGTTTTTGGTTTCAGCTGGATACTGCCACAAATACTGAAGAACGCCGGAATAGAGTATTTCTTCACTATAAAACTCAACTGGAACGAGAAGAACAAAATGCCTTCAGATCTCTTTAGATGGCGTGGCATAGATGGTTCAGAAGTGATATACCACAGCTTTGACAACCCTAATGGTAACTATAATGGTCATCTTGAACCCTTCGATATAATTCAGACATGGGAAAACTATAAAGATAAAGCCACCCACCCGGTGAGTCTGTTCACTTTTGGTTTCGGTGACGGGGGCGGTGGACCGACAGACGAAATGTTGGAAAATTACAATATTCTTCACGACTTCCCTGGCTTGCCGAAACTTGAGATGAAGCCTCCACAAGAGTATTTCGAAGAGGTTTCCGGAAAGGCGGATAAACTGCCCGTTTGGGACAATGAGCTCTACTTTGAGCTCCACCGTGGTACCCTTACAAGCCAATCGCGGACAAAGAAGCTTCATAAAAAGGGTGAAGACCTTCTGTATGATGTTGAACTCCTTTCAAGATTGGCATTTGATGATAACGAATATCCCTCACAGGAAATAAGCAGAGCCTGGGAAGTCCTCCTGCACAACGAATTTCATGATATTCTTCCAGGTTCGTCGATAGCGGAGGTTTACAGAGATGCCGAAGCTGAACTTTCAAAAATGCTGGAAGATCTCGTTGCATTAAAAGAGCGAGCTCTGAAGAGGCTCATAGAATATTCTGAAAACAGGATAACAGTTATCAATACTGGCACTTACCCGAAAAAATTGATTTTCAATGCTAACCTTGGAGGAAAAGTCCTCAAAAGAAGTGATGGTGAAATATTGAAACCCCAGAAGACACAGGATGGTCAGTGGCTTTATTGTGCTGAAAAAAATATTGCCCCATTTTCCATCGAAAGTCTCGAGATACTCGACGAAACCGCTGAAGTTGAAATGCCAATAAAGGAGTCAAATATCCTTGAAAACGAGTTTTTAAGGGTTACTGTTCATGAAGACGGCAGCCTTTCCATTTACGATAAGGAGTTCAATCGGGAAGTCTTCAAAGGTGAAGGTAACCAGTTATGGCTTTACAACGACGTCCCTGCTTACTGGGACGCTTGGGACGTTGACTACCACCACAAGATCTATGGCAAAAGGCTCAAGGCTAACTCCATTGAAAAAGTAGAAATAGGGGAAATTCGATCCACAATCAGAGTCACCTATAACTTTGAAAGCAGTCGTATCACACAGAATATTTCGCTTCTAAAGGATTCAAGAAGAGTGGATGTACACACACAGGTTGACTGGCACCATAGGAGGAGCTTACTCAAAGCACTGTTCCCCGTCAATGTGCTTTCACGTTCCGCAAGATATGATCTTTCAGCAGGTTATATCGAGCGCCCAACGCATAGAAACACAGACTTTGAAAAAGCTCGCTTTGAAGTTCCAGCACATCGTTGGATGGATATTTCTGAAAGGGATTATGGGACAAGCATTCTCAACGATGGTAAGTACGGACACAGTTGCCATGATAACGTAATGGAATTGACTCTGTTACGCTCGCCAGTATTCCCCCACTTTTTTGGTGACGAAGGAAAGCATTCCTTCACGTACGCCATTTATCCTCACCCGGGTTCTGATTTGCTGGATGTTGTCAAAGAGGCTGAAGCTCTTAATAGAGCGCTCCTTGTGATCCCCGGTAAACCTTCTACTACGGGAAGATTCCTAACTATCGATGCTGATACTCTAAAACTGCTTGCCTTGAAACGCGCTGAAGATGGTGGCACTGTTGTGAGAGTTGCGGAGGTATTAGGCTCGCGTGGAAAAGCTCATATAAAACTATCTGGAAAGTTCAAAGAAGTGTGGTTGGCTTCAATCTTAGAAGAACCTTTACAGAAATTGGAAATCGTGGATTCAACGGTTGAAATAGAATACGACCCCTTCAAGATATACACGTTTTTGTTGAAATGA
- a CDS encoding GrpB family protein — translation MCDNEPVEIVSYDPVWPELFEREKVKLLNVLGESVQIEHIGSTSVVGLCAKPIIDIMIGLRNLSGVWKYIDSIMCLGYTYVPEYEKLMPERRYFRKKGFHIHMVEKESPFWKSHIFFRDFLRKHPETAKEYCELKKKLAKKYRNEREKYTDAKGPFIQNILKNLSGIGGKNK, via the coding sequence ATGTGTGATAATGAACCGGTTGAAATCGTATCATATGACCCGGTATGGCCAGAGCTTTTCGAAAGAGAGAAAGTTAAATTGCTTAATGTTCTGGGAGAATCGGTGCAGATTGAGCACATCGGCAGTACATCGGTAGTTGGACTTTGCGCCAAACCGATAATCGACATTATGATAGGTTTACGTAACCTTTCCGGGGTATGGAAATACATCGATTCAATAATGTGCCTTGGTTACACTTATGTTCCGGAATATGAGAAGCTAATGCCTGAGAGGCGATATTTTAGAAAGAAAGGATTTCATATTCACATGGTTGAGAAGGAAAGTCCTTTCTGGAAGAGCCACATTTTCTTCAGGGACTTCCTCCGGAAACACCCGGAAACCGCAAAAGAATATTGTGAGTTGAAGAAAAAGCTAGCAAAAAAGTACAGAAATGAACGCGAAAAATACACTGATGCTAAAGGGCCATTCATTCAAAACATTTTGAAAAATTTGTCTGGTATTGGAGGTAAAAACAAATGA
- a CDS encoding asparagine synthetase A, which translates to MEKSLGITEKVMKHLENPVVQKAVKVKAEVIARATEFLREQGFVELLPTIVSPLTDPLNHEVFNARFDYYGTIYRLTQSMIFHKQLAVTAFDRIFIVSPNVRLETEDKKDSGRHLFEFTQIDLEMKGAKREVVMNLIEELLVYVISSVKRSCSEELRALGSEVKVPAIPFKKVKYLEVLKEYGKDFEKILSERATEPLWLVDIPINNREFYDKLSEDGQTLLDMDLILPQGFGEVLSGGEREYDYERILMRMEYKNTDRNDFEWYLRIAEDGGLVPSAGCGFGVERLTRYICNLPHVSLTRLFPKVPGMDWI; encoded by the coding sequence ATGGAAAAGAGTCTAGGAATTACAGAAAAAGTTATGAAACATCTTGAGAACCCTGTAGTGCAGAAAGCAGTGAAAGTGAAGGCGGAAGTAATCGCACGCGCTACTGAATTCTTGAGGGAGCAGGGCTTTGTTGAGCTCTTGCCGACTATCGTATCTCCTTTGACGGATCCACTGAACCATGAAGTTTTCAATGCAAGATTTGATTACTACGGGACGATCTATCGACTAACACAGTCAATGATATTTCACAAACAGCTTGCAGTAACAGCGTTTGATCGTATCTTCATAGTTTCTCCCAATGTCCGTCTGGAGACTGAAGACAAGAAAGACAGTGGTCGTCACCTGTTTGAATTCACACAGATCGATCTTGAAATGAAAGGTGCGAAACGAGAAGTTGTCATGAATCTGATCGAAGAACTGCTGGTGTATGTTATTTCCAGTGTAAAGCGAAGTTGCAGTGAAGAACTCAGAGCACTCGGATCAGAGGTCAAAGTTCCTGCGATTCCCTTTAAAAAGGTTAAGTATCTTGAAGTACTCAAAGAATATGGAAAGGATTTCGAGAAGATCCTTTCTGAAAGAGCGACTGAACCTTTATGGCTGGTGGATATCCCGATAAATAACAGGGAATTCTATGATAAACTTTCGGAAGATGGGCAGACCCTTTTAGATATGGATCTGATTCTCCCTCAGGGGTTCGGAGAGGTGCTTTCAGGCGGTGAAAGAGAATACGATTATGAGCGGATATTGATGCGCATGGAGTACAAAAACACCGACAGGAATGACTTTGAGTGGTATTTGCGAATAGCTGAAGATGGAGGACTCGTTCCTTCAGCCGGCTGTGGTTTTGGGGTGGAACGTCTGACACGCTATATCTGCAATCTGCCCCATGTGAGTCTCACAAGGCTATTTCCAAAAGTTCCAGGCATGGACTGGATATAA
- the nagA gene encoding N-acetylglucosamine-6-phosphate deacetylase — protein sequence MIKIEDLLIVDPVDGEYTGSVKIGKGKIVDIRRYHCTPKAILMPGFVDVHTHGQYGIDTMSAKAENFEEWAKRNFEQGVTTFLPTTVSASFEDILKVEDALAKLPSSIAGLHLEGPFISKEKKGAQNPEHIISVTNGFEQILRYPVKIITAAPEIDGFNRLVGICRKKGIVVSIGHSMATYSVLRRAFEMGIDRITHFPNALSTLHHRELGVTGSGLYLDFNLEIIADGIHSVPEFVDFVYRVKGADRLMLVTDSISATGLENGIYELGGLKLELKGKRAELVESRSLAGSTLLFNDAVKNFRKFTNCSLKELSKVSSYNSLLSLGITGLGRIKEGYTANLALLNEDLTVLKTIFKGEEVYNK from the coding sequence ATGATCAAAATCGAGGATTTATTAATTGTTGACCCCGTTGACGGCGAGTACACCGGCTCTGTGAAAATCGGTAAGGGAAAGATTGTAGATATACGCCGCTATCATTGTACTCCAAAGGCGATTTTAATGCCCGGTTTTGTTGATGTACATACTCACGGTCAATACGGTATAGATACGATGAGTGCGAAAGCAGAAAACTTTGAAGAATGGGCAAAAAGGAACTTTGAGCAAGGTGTTACAACCTTTCTGCCCACAACGGTTTCTGCGAGCTTTGAAGACATCTTGAAGGTGGAAGATGCTCTGGCGAAGCTGCCTTCTTCGATTGCAGGACTTCATCTTGAGGGGCCTTTCATCAGCAAAGAAAAAAAAGGAGCTCAAAACCCTGAGCATATAATATCTGTGACAAATGGCTTTGAACAGATTCTCAGATACCCAGTGAAAATAATCACTGCAGCCCCTGAGATAGATGGATTCAACAGGCTTGTTGGAATCTGCAGAAAAAAGGGGATAGTCGTGAGCATCGGTCACTCCATGGCTACCTACTCTGTACTGAGACGTGCTTTTGAAATGGGTATAGACAGGATCACCCATTTTCCCAACGCTCTTTCCACGCTTCACCACAGGGAGCTGGGTGTGACAGGGTCCGGTCTATACCTTGATTTCAACCTAGAGATCATCGCCGATGGAATTCACAGTGTTCCTGAGTTCGTAGATTTTGTTTATCGAGTTAAAGGTGCAGATAGGCTAATGCTGGTTACTGATTCGATATCCGCAACTGGGCTTGAAAATGGCATCTATGAGCTCGGAGGGTTAAAATTGGAACTGAAAGGGAAGAGGGCAGAACTGGTAGAAAGCCGTTCCCTTGCCGGGAGTACTCTGCTGTTCAACGACGCTGTCAAAAATTTCCGGAAGTTCACAAACTGCAGTTTGAAAGAACTATCAAAAGTTTCTTCATATAATTCTCTCCTGAGTCTTGGCATAACCGGGTTGGGACGTATAAAAGAAGGTTACACTGCCAATCTCGCCTTACTGAATGAAGACCTGACTGTCCTGAAAACTATATTCAAAGGTGAAGAGGTCTATAATAAATGA
- a CDS encoding SIS domain-containing protein has protein sequence MSKTLNEIMRIPLLLKKAESYGLSLNKEDRHLFVGCGSSYNIGYISSKVLKRYGIRAQVRTAGKLLVTQELPEINKAFLISRTGESTETIRTAELLKSKGIYTFGITCEPGTGLTEVCDESLVLDFSREESVVMTGSFLVILTVILNSVGSKDQHKAAKHLLDDSMEYFKNIPLEDFNHFVFLGYDENYGIAKEGALKLQEMALERVEYHEPLEFRHGPISTLTRQSFVTLISKSSNYEKTLVEDLKKLGATVSVIGEAGDFSIKNENGLESPLKIIPLLILGYLRAIKKGLNPDKPKNLSKSVII, from the coding sequence TTGAGTAAAACATTAAATGAGATTATGAGGATACCATTGCTTCTCAAGAAAGCAGAATCCTACGGACTTTCTCTAAATAAAGAGGATAGACACCTTTTCGTAGGATGTGGTTCTTCATACAATATTGGTTATATTTCCTCTAAAGTTCTTAAGAGGTACGGGATTCGTGCTCAGGTGCGTACCGCAGGAAAACTCCTCGTCACACAGGAATTGCCTGAAATAAACAAAGCCTTTCTTATTTCGAGAACGGGTGAATCAACGGAAACCATCAGAACGGCGGAATTGTTGAAAAGCAAAGGGATATATACCTTTGGAATAACCTGTGAGCCAGGCACGGGACTCACAGAAGTATGTGATGAAAGTCTGGTTCTTGACTTCTCCAGAGAAGAGAGTGTTGTCATGACGGGTTCTTTTCTTGTAATTCTCACAGTTATCTTGAATTCCGTAGGATCTAAAGACCAGCATAAAGCGGCAAAGCACCTGCTTGACGATAGTATGGAATATTTCAAAAACATTCCCCTTGAAGATTTTAATCACTTTGTATTTCTTGGATATGATGAAAATTATGGGATAGCAAAGGAGGGGGCTTTGAAACTTCAAGAAATGGCTTTAGAGCGAGTGGAGTATCACGAACCCCTTGAGTTCAGACATGGGCCGATTTCGACATTAACCAGGCAAAGCTTTGTTACGCTCATATCAAAGAGTTCCAACTATGAAAAGACTCTCGTGGAAGACCTAAAAAAACTGGGAGCAACGGTATCGGTTATCGGGGAAGCTGGAGACTTCAGTATTAAAAACGAAAATGGTCTCGAATCGCCGTTAAAAATCATTCCACTTTTGATCCTTGGATATCTAAGGGCTATCAAAAAAGGTTTGAATCCTGATAAGCCAAAAAACCTTTCGAAGTCGGTGATAATATGA
- a CDS encoding serine hydrolase domain-containing protein has product MIHLEKSFCEVKFVIEEGIKKRVYPGAVILIGTREKILFLRAFGREAPSKDAKTITIETVYDLASLTKVTTVLPAIMFLINRGQLALGDPVYIYLKEFSDRKQITIFHLVTHSSGMPPYSTAWRSLRGKVLLDKLLRTKPIFPAGKRFQYSCINFIILKAVIEAITGTLFDRFLRENIFAPLGLECIGFLPDVKRFHVAPTCKREGEFLRGKPDDELAYYLGGVSGNAGCFSNAMDLYRLINGLEGEKLFPKRIFELFTREIVDIGGVKTHLGWRVPDFSGSSGDFLDTYAYGHTGFTGTSIWVDAKSGVRVIFLSNRTRLSRRSTIPLMQSIRRKLHNVVFSEFR; this is encoded by the coding sequence GTGATTCATCTGGAAAAATCTTTTTGCGAGGTCAAATTCGTTATAGAAGAAGGTATAAAAAAACGTGTATATCCTGGAGCTGTCATCTTAATTGGCACAAGAGAAAAAATACTTTTCTTAAGGGCATTTGGAAGAGAAGCACCGTCAAAGGATGCGAAAACTATTACCATTGAAACTGTGTATGATCTGGCGAGTCTCACCAAAGTTACAACCGTTCTGCCGGCAATTATGTTCCTGATTAATAGAGGACAACTTGCACTCGGGGACCCTGTTTATATTTATCTGAAAGAATTTTCAGATAGAAAACAGATAACGATTTTTCATCTCGTGACCCATTCTTCCGGTATGCCCCCTTATTCAACAGCATGGAGAAGTCTTAGAGGTAAAGTTCTTCTGGATAAACTTTTAAGGACCAAGCCCATATTCCCAGCAGGTAAGAGATTCCAGTATTCGTGTATTAACTTCATCATTTTGAAGGCTGTTATCGAAGCTATTACCGGTACGCTTTTTGATCGCTTTTTAAGAGAAAACATTTTCGCTCCCCTTGGATTGGAATGTATAGGATTTTTGCCAGATGTAAAGCGTTTTCATGTTGCTCCTACCTGCAAAAGGGAAGGAGAATTCTTGAGAGGAAAACCCGATGATGAACTAGCTTATTATCTGGGAGGCGTGAGTGGAAATGCTGGATGTTTTTCGAATGCTATGGATCTGTACAGATTGATTAACGGGCTCGAGGGAGAGAAGCTTTTTCCTAAACGTATTTTTGAGTTGTTTACCCGTGAAATAGTGGACATAGGCGGAGTAAAAACACATCTGGGCTGGCGTGTGCCCGATTTTTCAGGAAGTTCAGGAGATTTTCTCGACACATACGCCTACGGACATACGGGATTTACGGGAACATCGATCTGGGTAGATGCAAAAAGTGGTGTCAGAGTAATATTCCTTTCTAACCGGACAAGGTTGAGTAGAAGGTCAACGATTCCTTTGATGCAAAGTATTAGAAGAAAACTCCACAATGTTGTATTTTCAGAGTTCAGATAA
- a CDS encoding GntR family transcriptional regulator, whose protein sequence is MNKKPLERVSDVERLSVRTEKEHGVPAYISIYRTLKARIEDGTYSKKLPTEKELCEEFEVSRLTVRRALDELKRERLLISKKGKGTFVTEKKREEQLSTLAGFTEEAISEGHTTKSLVLKNEIIFPPTEVMDAFGLPHKGMVVLLERVRFLDDQPMAIERSYLNPLVDIRVLNIIKMDMSNESLYRVLKEEFSIKLDHAVEIIEIAKLSEIEAKYLETNEGDYGILRHRLTYTSEGLCLEYVESIYRGDKYKLKVVRKSL, encoded by the coding sequence ATGAACAAAAAGCCACTGGAAAGAGTAAGCGATGTCGAAAGATTGTCTGTCAGAACAGAGAAAGAACACGGAGTTCCAGCGTATATCTCTATCTATCGCACACTGAAAGCGAGAATAGAAGATGGAACCTATTCCAAGAAACTTCCAACAGAAAAAGAACTCTGTGAAGAGTTTGAAGTAAGCAGGTTGACCGTAAGGCGCGCTCTTGATGAGCTCAAAAGGGAGAGACTCCTCATCTCCAAAAAAGGAAAAGGCACCTTCGTAACGGAAAAAAAGCGCGAGGAGCAGTTAAGTACACTCGCAGGATTTACTGAAGAAGCCATAAGCGAAGGGCATACCACGAAATCGCTTGTCCTGAAAAACGAAATAATATTTCCTCCCACAGAAGTAATGGATGCCTTTGGACTACCACATAAAGGTATGGTTGTCCTGTTAGAGAGAGTGAGGTTCCTTGACGACCAACCAATGGCAATAGAAAGGAGCTATCTCAACCCTTTGGTAGATATCAGGGTGTTGAACATTATCAAGATGGATATGTCGAATGAATCGCTTTATCGGGTGCTCAAAGAAGAATTCAGCATAAAACTCGACCATGCCGTCGAAATCATCGAAATCGCAAAACTGTCGGAAATAGAAGCGAAATACCTCGAGACCAACGAGGGAGATTACGGCATTTTACGCCACCGGCTTACTTACACATCTGAAGGTTTGTGTCTGGAATACGTTGAATCAATATACAGAGGTGACAAATACAAGCTGAAAGTCGTGAGGAAGTCATTATGA